Proteins encoded together in one Calditrichota bacterium window:
- a CDS encoding carboxymuconolactone decarboxylase family protein → MEPSPLTQFLDEHPEQEQLLLLCALSVLWLKPQDPLAKECVARYKERGFSIEALREAALQLFLLAGFQSSLEAAFMIQEVYGNGLPAHENELIDLPPMGTFERGWALQAEVYRGNVEKLRHNLEGISPELSRWTVWIGYGLVMSRPGIPAHWRELMETAVLAVQGFPRQLFSHFKGALNLGATVLEVESALRVAELITSAETLRPAWQMWRRIDK, encoded by the coding sequence TTGGAACCTTCCCCCCTAACCCAATTCCTTGATGAACACCCCGAGCAGGAGCAGCTACTCCTGCTTTGTGCTCTCTCCGTGCTTTGGCTGAAACCGCAAGACCCGCTGGCCAAAGAATGCGTCGCTCGTTATAAAGAGCGCGGCTTCTCGATTGAAGCGTTGCGTGAAGCGGCGTTGCAGCTCTTCTTGTTGGCAGGGTTTCAATCGTCACTTGAAGCGGCCTTCATGATCCAGGAGGTCTATGGCAACGGGCTGCCCGCTCACGAAAACGAGCTGATCGACCTTCCACCGATGGGCACCTTCGAGCGCGGCTGGGCCTTGCAGGCCGAAGTTTATCGCGGCAATGTCGAGAAACTCCGCCACAATCTCGAAGGGATAAGCCCCGAGCTTTCGCGCTGGACGGTCTGGATCGGCTACGGTTTGGTGATGTCCCGCCCCGGAATTCCAGCCCATTGGCGCGAATTGATGGAGACTGCCGTTTTGGCGGTACAAGGTTTTCCCCGGCAGCTCTTCTCGCACTTCAAAGGTGCGCTAAACCTCGGTGCGACGGTTCTTGAAGTCGAGTCAGCTCTGAGAGTAGCTGAACTAATCACCTCCGCCGAGACCCTCCGGCCCGCATGGCAGATGTGGCGCCGGATTGACAAATAG
- the hutH gene encoding histidine ammonia-lyase: protein MAISIDGLSLTLEQLERVSNGANATLADSARPQIEESRAWIARLEQAGANAPSVYGINTGFGSLKSERFSVSDARRVSRNLIISHCCGTGDPFPERVVRAATLLRANALAQGRSGARPVVIETLLELINRKVVPVVPSQGSLGASGDLAPLSHLAAVITRDPDVESDESSGEAWFGGECVSGAEAMRRAGIPRLILEAKEGLALNNGVQFMCALSCLTLLDAERLLKLHDVALAMHLDAACGVRTAFDVRIANLRKYSGHRTVAQNVLNLLEGSTCADSDPTRIQDAYSLRCSPQIAGAVRDGLKHVRAGLEIEINSVTDNPLVFAADDQVISGGNFHGDPVGLPVDYMKILLTELGNLSERRVSRLMDRHLNFGLPPYLANKPGIESGMMMASYTAAALASENKVLAHPASVDTIPTSENQEDIVSMGTHGARQAAEILKNVQKIIAIELLCGAQALDMRKKKSPDLNFGQGSESARSFIRNHIKPLERDRYLADDIAKSLELVQSGELLQAVEQTVPLT from the coding sequence GTGGCAATCTCGATTGACGGTCTTTCGCTGACGCTCGAACAACTTGAACGAGTCAGCAATGGCGCGAATGCAACTCTTGCGGACTCCGCAAGACCACAAATAGAAGAATCCCGCGCGTGGATCGCGCGGCTCGAACAAGCTGGCGCGAATGCACCCAGCGTGTATGGAATAAACACGGGCTTTGGCAGCCTGAAAAGCGAACGTTTTTCGGTCAGCGACGCGCGTCGCGTGTCGCGAAACCTGATCATCTCGCATTGCTGCGGCACGGGTGACCCTTTTCCTGAAAGAGTCGTTCGTGCCGCGACTCTTTTGCGCGCGAATGCTCTTGCTCAAGGTCGTTCCGGCGCGCGTCCCGTTGTGATTGAGACTCTGCTCGAGCTGATCAATCGCAAAGTTGTTCCCGTTGTCCCCTCGCAAGGCTCGCTTGGAGCCAGCGGCGATCTCGCACCTTTGTCACATCTTGCAGCCGTGATCACTCGTGACCCCGATGTGGAAAGCGATGAGTCAAGCGGCGAAGCGTGGTTCGGAGGCGAATGCGTGAGTGGGGCGGAGGCTATGCGCCGCGCGGGCATTCCTCGTTTGATCCTTGAGGCCAAAGAGGGACTCGCCCTCAACAACGGCGTTCAGTTCATGTGCGCGCTGTCATGCTTAACGCTCTTGGATGCAGAGCGGTTGCTAAAGCTTCACGATGTTGCACTGGCGATGCATCTGGATGCGGCGTGCGGTGTGCGAACTGCATTTGACGTCCGGATCGCAAACTTGCGCAAGTATTCAGGTCATCGCACTGTCGCGCAAAATGTTCTTAACCTTCTCGAAGGCAGCACCTGCGCCGACAGCGATCCGACTCGTATTCAAGATGCCTACAGCTTGCGTTGTTCGCCCCAAATCGCCGGGGCAGTGCGCGACGGACTCAAGCACGTTCGCGCAGGCTTGGAGATCGAAATCAACTCCGTCACCGACAATCCGTTGGTCTTCGCCGCAGATGATCAAGTCATTTCCGGTGGAAACTTCCACGGAGACCCAGTCGGTCTTCCGGTCGACTACATGAAGATTCTCTTGACAGAGTTGGGCAATCTATCAGAAAGACGTGTGTCGCGATTGATGGACCGACACTTGAATTTTGGATTGCCCCCATATCTTGCTAACAAGCCCGGTATCGAGTCCGGAATGATGATGGCAAGCTACACGGCCGCCGCGCTCGCCAGCGAAAACAAAGTCCTCGCGCATCCCGCATCGGTCGACACGATTCCCACCTCAGAGAATCAGGAAGACATCGTTTCGATGGGCACTCACGGTGCGCGTCAAGCTGCCGAGATATTGAAAAACGTTCAGAAGATCATCGCGATTGAATTGCTGTGCGGCGCTCAAGCTCTGGACATGCGTAAGAAAAAATCTCCCGATCTGAATTTCGGCCAAGGATCAGAGTCCGCCCGCTCGTTCATCCGCAATCACATCAAGCCCTTAGAACGTGACCGATATTTGGCCGATGACATCGCCAAGTCCCTCGAGTTAGTCCAATCCGGTGAACTTTTGCAAGCCGTAGAACAGACCGTTCCGCTCACCTGA
- a CDS encoding methyltransferase domain-containing protein — protein sequence MSPSRRNLILRFSIFYLLFSILNTVSLQTLIFKQFGKPSGFLGRIVGYILANRPSNIERGEWTISLLNLQPTDRVLETGYGSGLTIEKMSKQVTAGQIVGIDYSDVMYKVAGKRNRQAIAAGRVKLYLGPAHELPPEAGQFDKIVDTNCFKFWDHKVAALIILRARLNPGGMIALTDQPRHKGATNQDAKATAEKYANYLKEAGFTNIRTEYKQMLPVSAICVMGERE from the coding sequence ATGTCCCCGTCCCGCCGGAATCTGATTCTCCGATTTTCTATTTTCTATTTGCTATTTTCTATTTTAAACACCGTGTCCCTACAAACTCTCATCTTCAAACAATTCGGCAAACCCTCGGGCTTCCTCGGTCGCATCGTCGGCTACATTCTCGCCAATCGTCCGTCCAACATCGAGCGCGGCGAGTGGACGATCAGTCTGTTAAATCTGCAACCGACCGACCGCGTCCTCGAAACCGGCTACGGGTCCGGCTTGACGATTGAGAAGATGAGCAAACAAGTCACCGCAGGACAAATCGTCGGCATCGACTATTCCGATGTCATGTACAAAGTCGCCGGCAAGCGCAACCGCCAAGCCATCGCCGCAGGCCGCGTGAAACTCTATCTCGGCCCCGCGCACGAGCTGCCGCCGGAAGCGGGCCAGTTCGACAAAATCGTCGACACCAACTGCTTCAAGTTCTGGGACCACAAAGTCGCGGCCTTGATAATCCTGCGCGCGCGCTTGAACCCCGGCGGCATGATCGCCCTAACCGATCAACCCCGACACAAAGGCGCCACCAACCAAGACGCCAAAGCCACCGCTGAGAAATACGCAAACTACTTAAAAGAAGCAGGCTTCACCAACATCCGCACCGAGTACAAACAAATGCTCCCGGTGTCAGCGATTTGTGTGATGGGGGAGAGGGAGTAG
- the dnaK gene encoding molecular chaperone DnaK, whose product MSKIIGIDLGTTNSCVSVIEGGEPVVIPNSEGARTTPSVVAFSKTGERLVGAAAKRQAVTNPKKTIYSIKRFMGRRRDEVEHEMKLVPYELVGGTGLAKVKIEDKEYTPAEISAMILQKMKQTAEDYLGEKVHKAVITVPAYFNDAQRQATKDAGDVAGLEVVRIINEPTAAALAYGLDKDHKDEKIAVYDLGGGTFDISILELGDGVFEVKSTNGDTHLGGDDWDQRLIDYLAEEFKKSEGIDLRKDPMALQRLKEAAEKAKIELSGSSQTQVNLPFITATADGPKHLDIVVTRAKFQELTEDLVQRSITPTKKALQDAGMRPSDIDEVILVGGSTRMPRIIEVVKEFFGKDPHRGVNPDEVVAVGAAIQGGILAGDVKDVLLLDVTPLSLGIETMGGVMTHLIESNTTIPTRRTEIFSTASDSQPSVEIHVLQGERPMAMDNKTIGRFNLDGIPPAPRGVPQIEVTFDIDANGIMHVSAKDKGTGKEQSIKITHSSGLSKEEIERMKSDAKAHADEDKQRREEVDIRNGADALVFQTERQMKELEEKLGADNKAKLEAAVGRVKEALKGSSVSEIKSATEDLNSVWQQIAPSLYQDAQQGAPQGEPSSEATSDDTTEGKTETADYEVVDDQKK is encoded by the coding sequence ATGTCGAAAATCATTGGAATTGACCTCGGTACCACCAACTCCTGCGTCTCCGTCATCGAAGGCGGCGAACCCGTGGTGATCCCGAACAGCGAGGGAGCGCGCACCACGCCCTCCGTGGTCGCTTTCTCCAAAACGGGCGAGCGCCTCGTCGGAGCCGCCGCCAAACGTCAGGCCGTCACCAACCCCAAGAAGACCATCTACTCGATCAAGCGCTTCATGGGCCGCCGCCGCGATGAAGTCGAGCACGAAATGAAACTCGTGCCCTACGAACTCGTCGGTGGAACAGGCCTGGCCAAAGTCAAAATAGAAGACAAGGAATACACGCCCGCTGAAATCTCCGCGATGATTCTGCAAAAGATGAAGCAGACCGCCGAGGATTATTTGGGCGAAAAGGTCCACAAGGCCGTCATCACCGTGCCCGCGTACTTCAACGACGCGCAGCGTCAGGCTACGAAAGATGCCGGCGATGTCGCGGGTCTCGAAGTCGTGCGCATCATCAACGAGCCGACCGCGGCTGCGTTGGCTTACGGTCTTGACAAAGATCACAAGGACGAAAAAATTGCGGTCTATGACTTGGGCGGCGGTACGTTCGATATCTCGATTTTGGAACTCGGCGACGGCGTCTTCGAAGTGAAGTCCACCAACGGTGACACGCACTTGGGCGGCGACGATTGGGATCAGCGTTTGATCGATTACCTTGCCGAAGAGTTCAAGAAGAGCGAAGGTATCGACCTGCGCAAAGACCCGATGGCGCTGCAGCGTCTGAAAGAAGCTGCCGAGAAAGCCAAGATCGAACTTTCGGGTTCGTCGCAGACGCAAGTCAATTTGCCGTTCATCACCGCGACTGCCGACGGACCCAAGCACTTGGACATCGTCGTTACGCGCGCGAAATTCCAAGAGCTGACCGAAGATCTCGTGCAGCGCAGCATCACGCCGACGAAAAAAGCTCTGCAGGATGCGGGGATGAGACCTTCTGACATCGATGAAGTGATTTTGGTCGGCGGTTCGACCCGCATGCCGCGCATCATCGAAGTCGTCAAAGAGTTCTTCGGCAAAGACCCGCACCGCGGGGTCAACCCCGATGAAGTCGTGGCCGTCGGTGCCGCAATCCAAGGCGGAATCTTGGCGGGCGACGTCAAAGACGTGCTCCTGCTCGACGTAACCCCGCTGTCGCTCGGTATCGAAACGATGGGCGGCGTGATGACACACTTGATCGAATCGAACACCACGATTCCCACACGTCGTACGGAGATCTTCTCCACGGCCAGCGACAGTCAACCCTCGGTCGAAATTCACGTCTTGCAAGGCGAGCGTCCGATGGCGATGGACAACAAAACCATCGGCAGGTTCAACCTCGACGGAATTCCGCCCGCGCCGCGCGGCGTCCCGCAGATTGAAGTGACCTTCGACATCGACGCCAACGGAATTATGCACGTCAGCGCGAAAGACAAGGGTACGGGTAAAGAGCAGTCGATCAAAATCACGCACTCGAGCGGTCTGTCCAAAGAAGAAATCGAGCGCATGAAGTCCGACGCGAAAGCTCATGCCGACGAAGACAAGCAGCGCCGCGAGGAAGTTGATATCAGAAACGGCGCGGATGCTCTGGTCTTCCAGACCGAGCGTCAGATGAAGGAACTCGAAGAGAAACTCGGCGCGGACAACAAGGCCAAACTCGAAGCCGCAGTCGGCCGCGTGAAAGAAGCGTTGAAAGGTTCAAGTGTCTCCGAAATCAAGAGCGCGACCGAAGACCTGAATAGCGTCTGGCAGCAAATCGCTCCGTCACTCTATCAGGACGCCCAACAAGGCGCACCGCAAGGTGAACCCTCAAGCGAGGCCACGTCCGACGACACCACAGAAGGCAAAACCGAAACCGCCGACTACGAAGTCGTAGACGATCAGAAGAAGTAG
- a CDS encoding HTH domain-containing protein, with amino-acid sequence MAKKWTPSEEKYLLENYGKVPMAELADRFGVTRKAISAKLDKLRQTHGIDPVGARERASARQRRQAQLNEKVPQTGGANPRKVPLIGVIAQPQIENVSIVESATMAATTNVVRTEQGWQPLMVEKKRVTR; translated from the coding sequence ATGGCTAAGAAGTGGACCCCTTCAGAAGAGAAATACCTGCTGGAAAACTACGGCAAAGTTCCCATGGCCGAACTCGCCGATCGTTTCGGCGTGACTCGCAAGGCAATTAGCGCCAAACTCGATAAACTGCGCCAAACCCACGGCATTGATCCAGTCGGTGCGCGGGAGCGAGCTTCCGCCCGCCAGCGCAGGCAGGCTCAACTCAATGAAAAAGTCCCGCAGACCGGTGGCGCCAATCCGCGCAAAGTTCCGCTGATCGGTGTGATTGCCCAGCCGCAAATCGAAAATGTTTCGATTGTTGAATCGGCGACCATGGCCGCAACGACAAACGTGGTGCGCACCGAACAAGGGTGGCAGCCGCTGATGGTCGAAAAAAAGAGAGTGACGCGGTAA